The Rhodopseudomonas palustris genome window below encodes:
- a CDS encoding enoyl-CoA hydratase/isomerase family protein, protein MSSVLYESRNGIAEITINRTDKHNVIDHSVVEGLNAAWKRFNAGSDHVAILTASGDRAFSAGANLKDIPHDFWRAVPGVGVPVDKPIIAAIGGLVVGGGLVLVQFADLAIAADNTVLSYPEAKVGYSGGLISSLAARIPHKIAMELLLVGGSIDAHRAYEIGLVNRVVPNGDQLTVARQFAAEIAANAPLVVKLLKGFVGATLPKGPSEAAAITRATVDAVNTADDYREGITAFFEKRAPAFKGV, encoded by the coding sequence ATGTCGAGCGTACTGTACGAATCCCGCAATGGGATCGCCGAGATCACCATCAACCGGACGGACAAACACAACGTCATCGACCATTCGGTGGTGGAAGGCCTGAATGCCGCGTGGAAGCGGTTCAATGCTGGCAGCGACCACGTCGCGATCCTGACGGCGAGCGGCGACCGCGCCTTCAGCGCCGGAGCCAATCTGAAAGACATCCCGCATGATTTCTGGCGCGCGGTGCCGGGCGTCGGCGTTCCGGTCGACAAGCCGATCATCGCGGCGATCGGCGGCCTCGTGGTCGGCGGCGGCCTGGTGCTGGTTCAGTTCGCCGATCTGGCGATCGCTGCCGACAACACCGTGCTGTCCTATCCGGAAGCCAAAGTCGGCTATAGCGGCGGCCTGATCAGTTCGCTGGCGGCGCGCATCCCGCATAAGATCGCGATGGAGCTGCTGCTGGTCGGCGGCTCGATCGACGCGCATCGGGCCTACGAGATCGGGCTGGTCAACCGCGTGGTGCCGAATGGCGATCAGCTCACAGTTGCGCGGCAGTTCGCGGCCGAGATCGCCGCCAATGCGCCGCTGGTGGTGAAGCTGCTCAAAGGGTTCGTCGGCGCGACCCTGCCGAAGGGACCGTCCGAGGCTGCCGCGATCACCCGCGCCACCGTCGATGCGGTCAACACCGCGGACGACTACCGCGAAGGCATCACCGCGTTCTTCGAAAAGCGGGCGCCGGCGTTCAAGGGCGTGTAG
- a CDS encoding MetQ/NlpA family ABC transporter substrate-binding protein: MTVLKTAARTLGLIAALGALTSIAIADAAKGPLRVGTNAGFAPPIEAAVAVAKAQGLDVKLIEFTDPVTPNTSLANGEIDLNYFQHKPFLDVVKAARSFDLEPVGIGIANKTGLFSKKYKSLDELPVGARVALAGDPFNFGRGLELLEAAGLIKLKPDHGPQVNVDAVIDNPKKLRFLEIDFHQLPQSLNEVDLAHGYTHFLKASGVIDPHAALFWEPINPRYGIVFVAQPKNKDDPRIAQFIKIYQTAPEVRAVLDKQYGDLYVRLWERE, from the coding sequence ATGACTGTTCTGAAGACCGCCGCGCGCACGCTCGGCCTGATCGCGGCGTTGGGCGCGCTGACCTCCATCGCCATCGCCGATGCAGCCAAGGGCCCGCTGCGGGTCGGCACCAATGCCGGCTTCGCCCCACCGATCGAAGCCGCGGTGGCGGTCGCCAAGGCGCAAGGTCTGGACGTCAAGCTGATCGAGTTTACCGATCCGGTGACGCCGAACACCTCGCTGGCAAACGGCGAAATCGACCTCAACTATTTCCAGCACAAACCGTTCTTGGACGTCGTCAAGGCGGCACGCAGCTTCGACCTCGAACCGGTCGGCATCGGCATCGCCAATAAGACCGGGCTGTTCTCTAAGAAGTACAAGAGCCTGGACGAGCTGCCGGTCGGCGCCCGCGTTGCGCTCGCCGGCGATCCGTTCAATTTCGGCCGCGGCCTCGAATTGCTCGAGGCGGCCGGGCTGATCAAGCTGAAGCCGGACCATGGCCCTCAGGTCAATGTCGACGCGGTGATCGACAATCCGAAGAAGCTGAGATTCCTGGAGATCGATTTCCACCAGTTGCCGCAGTCACTCAACGAGGTCGACCTGGCGCACGGCTACACCCACTTCCTGAAGGCGTCCGGCGTGATCGATCCGCACGCGGCGCTGTTTTGGGAGCCGATCAATCCGCGGTACGGCATCGTCTTCGTGGCGCAGCCGAAGAACAAGGACGATCCGCGGATCGCGCAGTTCATCAAAATCTATCAGACGGCTCCTGAAGTGCGCGCAGTGCTCGACAAGCAGTATGGCGACCTCTACGTCCGGCTTTGGGAACGTGAGTGA
- a CDS encoding methionine ABC transporter permease: MSPLVIDRLIEGIIDTLLMIGASSLITLGIGLPLALLLVATSKGGILEQSWVNSSVGSVVNVVRSVPFLILMVALIPFTRLIVGTSYGVLGAVVPLTVASVPFFARIAEVSLREVDRGLIEAAESMGCGRWHIIWHVLLPEARPGIVAGFTITLVSMINASAVAGAIGAGGLGDLAYRYGYQRFDTQVMVTVIVLLVILVTTIQFGGDRLAFALNKRK, from the coding sequence TTGTCTCCGCTGGTCATTGATCGCCTGATCGAAGGCATCATCGATACGCTGCTGATGATCGGGGCGTCGTCGCTGATCACGCTCGGCATCGGCCTGCCCTTGGCGCTGCTGCTGGTCGCCACCAGCAAGGGCGGCATCCTCGAGCAGTCTTGGGTCAATTCGAGCGTCGGCAGCGTCGTCAATGTCGTCCGCTCTGTGCCGTTTCTCATCCTGATGGTGGCGCTGATCCCGTTCACGCGCCTGATCGTCGGCACCAGCTATGGCGTGCTCGGCGCCGTGGTGCCGCTGACCGTCGCCAGCGTGCCGTTCTTCGCCCGCATTGCCGAAGTCAGCCTGCGCGAAGTCGACCGCGGCCTGATCGAAGCTGCGGAGTCGATGGGCTGTGGCCGTTGGCACATCATCTGGCACGTGCTGCTGCCGGAAGCGCGGCCCGGCATCGTCGCGGGCTTCACCATCACCCTGGTCAGCATGATCAACGCCTCGGCGGTGGCCGGTGCGATCGGCGCCGGCGGTCTCGGCGACCTCGCCTATCGCTATGGCTATCAGCGCTTCGACACCCAGGTGATGGTCACCGTGATCGTGCTGCTGGTGATCTTGGTGACCACCATCCAGTTTGGCGGCGACCGCCTCGCATTCGCGCTCAACAAGCGCAAATAA
- a CDS encoding phenylacetate--CoA ligase family protein: MTDPNNPLAIDSRDPAEYQAALGRHRFEKLKQQIRHVWSNVDYFRPKLIEAGVSSPEDIRSLDDFRRLPAMLDKVSHRQSQEESLARYGHPFGLHLTVPLDQAVHLAATSGTTGQPTFYVFSPRDLEISHRVLGRLFAQAGIRPGDTTFHAFGLSLWLAGVTYVQALEAYGARPVALGAEAGVPKILRYIEFTRPTALFATPSMVNQLIERAPKEIGKPVAALGIKRVLCAGEPGAGLPAFRQRVREEFGAEVFDFMGGAWHNAALSCASPDYHGMHYLSDDTCFRYDLVDPATKQPIPLTDGAVGEAIHTGLDYQAAPAFRYATGDILKIHVGTCPGCGAFGTRMEVVGRVDDMLAIKGVKVYPAAIQNVVLQFQPRVSGELRIRLDRPPPKVEPPLRLAIEAAPDLPEAAWADLAGDIEHRVRELLTFRPVVDILPHGSLPRSGQKTKLIEIASQAAN, translated from the coding sequence ATGACCGATCCCAACAATCCGCTCGCCATCGACAGCCGCGATCCGGCCGAATACCAGGCCGCGCTCGGCCGTCACCGCTTCGAGAAACTGAAGCAGCAGATCCGGCACGTTTGGAGCAATGTCGATTATTTCCGGCCGAAGCTGATCGAAGCGGGCGTGTCGTCGCCGGAGGACATCCGCTCGCTCGACGATTTCCGCCGCCTGCCGGCGATGCTCGACAAGGTCAGCCACCGCCAGTCGCAGGAGGAGTCGCTGGCACGCTATGGCCATCCGTTCGGCCTGCATCTGACGGTGCCGCTCGACCAGGCGGTGCATCTGGCCGCTACCTCGGGCACGACCGGCCAGCCGACGTTCTATGTGTTCAGCCCGCGCGATCTTGAAATCTCCCATCGCGTGCTCGGCCGGCTGTTCGCGCAAGCCGGCATCCGCCCGGGCGACACCACATTCCATGCCTTCGGCCTGTCGCTGTGGCTCGCCGGGGTCACCTATGTGCAGGCGCTGGAGGCCTATGGGGCGCGTCCGGTGGCGCTCGGCGCCGAGGCCGGTGTGCCGAAGATCCTGCGCTACATCGAGTTCACCCGGCCGACCGCGCTGTTTGCAACGCCGTCGATGGTCAATCAGCTGATCGAGCGGGCGCCGAAGGAGATCGGCAAGCCGGTCGCGGCGCTCGGCATCAAGCGGGTGCTGTGCGCCGGCGAGCCAGGGGCGGGGCTTCCGGCGTTCCGCCAGCGGGTGCGCGAGGAGTTCGGCGCCGAGGTATTCGATTTCATGGGCGGCGCTTGGCACAACGCCGCGCTGTCCTGCGCCAGCCCCGACTATCACGGCATGCACTATCTCAGCGACGACACCTGCTTCCGCTATGACTTGGTTGATCCAGCGACCAAGCAGCCGATCCCGCTGACCGACGGCGCGGTCGGCGAGGCGATCCATACCGGGCTCGACTATCAGGCCGCACCGGCGTTTCGCTATGCCACCGGCGACATCCTCAAGATCCATGTCGGCACCTGTCCCGGCTGCGGGGCGTTCGGCACGCGAATGGAGGTGGTCGGCCGTGTCGACGACATGCTGGCGATCAAAGGCGTCAAAGTGTACCCGGCGGCAATCCAGAACGTCGTGCTGCAGTTCCAGCCGCGGGTCTCGGGCGAGCTGCGCATTAGGCTCGACCGGCCGCCGCCGAAGGTCGAGCCGCCGCTTCGGCTCGCGATCGAAGCCGCGCCAGATCTGCCGGAGGCGGCGTGGGCGGATCTCGCCGGCGACATCGAGCACCGCGTTCGCGAACTGCTGACGTTCCGTCCGGTGGTCGACATCCTGCCGCACGGCAGCCTGCCGCGCTCGGGCCAGAAGACCAAGCTGATCGAGATCGCCAGCCAGGCGGCGAACTGA
- a CDS encoding GMC family oxidoreductase: MSNEFDYVIVGGGSAGCVLANRLSADGRNRVVLLEAGGQGRHPSFHLPVGYVWNRAHPRGNWLYRIEPEASSGNRPMLWPRGKVLGGSSAINGLLYIRGQARDYDEWRDLGNSGWGWDDVLPYFRKAEDQVRGADEFHGVGGPLGVSDPTIRHPLSDVYVTAAEQAGLAARDDFNRDVQAGAGYFQLTVRNGLRASTANAYLKPARSRANLEVVTGAHATSLIFKGRRATGVAVVRDGRVETYTARREVIVAAGAVASPALLQHSGLGDADHLRGLGIEVVGHLPGVGRNLQDHYMVSLIYDVRRLGSFNETARGWRLVREVLRYAASRRGLLTLSASQINVFLPTTTDPDNPDIQFHVMPATFNFETGEVEREPGLTCGVCQLRPHSRGTIQISQRDPLAAPAIRPRYLTDDHDKRVLLEGLRFARKIAAQPALADIVTECLPGVSGGSDAELLEFARQTGKTLYHPVGTCKMGTDASAVVDSELRVRGVPGLRVVDASVMPTLVSGNTNAPTIMIAERASDLILADARTPELQA, from the coding sequence ATGAGCAACGAGTTCGACTACGTCATCGTCGGCGGCGGCAGCGCGGGCTGCGTCCTCGCCAACCGGCTGAGCGCCGATGGCCGCAATCGCGTCGTGCTGTTGGAAGCCGGCGGGCAGGGACGGCACCCGTCATTTCATCTGCCTGTCGGCTACGTCTGGAATCGCGCGCATCCGCGCGGCAACTGGCTGTATCGGATCGAACCGGAGGCTTCGAGCGGCAACCGGCCGATGCTGTGGCCGCGCGGCAAGGTGCTCGGCGGCAGTTCGGCGATCAACGGACTGCTCTACATCCGCGGTCAGGCGCGTGACTATGACGAGTGGCGCGACCTCGGCAATTCCGGCTGGGGCTGGGATGACGTGCTGCCTTACTTCCGCAAGGCCGAGGATCAGGTGCGAGGCGCCGATGAGTTTCACGGCGTGGGCGGACCGCTCGGCGTGTCCGATCCGACCATCCGGCATCCGTTGTCGGATGTTTATGTCACCGCAGCCGAGCAGGCGGGCCTCGCCGCGCGGGACGATTTCAATCGCGACGTTCAGGCGGGCGCGGGTTACTTCCAGCTCACGGTGCGCAATGGGCTGCGTGCCAGCACCGCCAATGCCTATCTGAAGCCGGCGCGTTCGCGTGCCAATCTTGAGGTGGTCACCGGCGCCCACGCCACCAGCCTGATCTTCAAGGGCCGCCGCGCGACCGGCGTTGCCGTGGTGCGCGACGGCCGGGTCGAGACCTATACGGCGCGCCGCGAGGTGATCGTCGCGGCCGGTGCTGTCGCCAGCCCGGCGTTGCTGCAGCATTCGGGACTCGGCGATGCCGATCATCTGCGCGGGCTGGGGATCGAGGTCGTCGGCCATCTGCCTGGGGTCGGGCGCAATCTGCAGGACCATTATATGGTCAGCCTGATCTACGACGTCAGGCGGCTCGGCAGTTTCAATGAGACGGCGCGCGGCTGGCGGCTGGTGCGCGAGGTGCTGCGCTACGCGGCGTCGCGTCGGGGACTGCTGACGCTGAGCGCGTCGCAGATCAACGTGTTCCTGCCGACCACGACTGATCCGGACAATCCCGACATCCAATTCCACGTGATGCCGGCAACGTTCAATTTCGAAACCGGAGAGGTCGAGCGAGAGCCCGGCCTGACCTGCGGCGTATGCCAGCTTCGTCCGCACAGCCGCGGCACCATTCAGATCAGCCAGCGCGACCCGCTGGCGGCGCCGGCCATTCGCCCGCGCTATCTGACCGACGACCACGACAAGCGGGTGCTGCTGGAAGGGCTGCGGTTCGCCCGCAAGATCGCGGCGCAGCCGGCGCTCGCCGACATCGTCACCGAGTGCCTGCCGGGCGTGAGTGGCGGCAGCGATGCCGAGTTGCTCGAGTTCGCGCGGCAGACCGGCAAGACGCTGTATCACCCGGTCGGCACCTGCAAGATGGGCACGGATGCTTCAGCCGTGGTGGACAGCGAGCTGCGTGTGCGCGGCGTGCCCGGCCTGCGCGTGGTCGATGCCTCGGTGATGCCGACGCTGGTCTCCGGCAACACCAATGCGCCGACGATCATGATCGCCGAACGCGCCTCCGATCTCATCCTCGCCGACGCTCGTACTCCGGAACTGCAAGCATGA
- a CDS encoding methionine ABC transporter ATP-binding protein, whose product MDALTDAGAGPGVGIAPRSRVKTSADSPHIIVERLSKQYPGSTTPALIEVDLAVKRGEVFGIIGRSGAGKSTLIRTLNRLERPTAGRVLVDDEDIATFDHATLIGLRRRVGMIFQHFNLLSAKTVWQNVALPLKVAGVGKREIERRVDELLDMVGLSEKRDVYPARLSGGQKQRVGIARALVHRPEVLLCDEATSALDTESTQAILALLQDINRRFDLTIVLITHEMAVIREICDRVVVLERGRVVEQGEVWKVFGDPKHEVTQTLLGTVHRSLPPEILAQLVPVPRDPSDPLLLDLHFTGTGDRDPDIGAIAQALGARTRLVYGGVDRIQGRAQGHLIVSVDAADDRDAVLQRAHLLADRVKDLGFVSAGH is encoded by the coding sequence ATGGACGCCCTCACCGACGCCGGCGCCGGACCCGGCGTCGGCATCGCCCCTCGGAGCCGCGTCAAGACTAGCGCAGATAGCCCGCATATCATCGTCGAGCGTCTGTCGAAGCAATATCCGGGCTCGACTACACCGGCGTTGATCGAGGTCGACCTTGCCGTCAAGCGCGGCGAAGTCTTCGGCATCATCGGCCGCAGCGGCGCCGGCAAGTCGACGTTGATCCGCACGCTCAACCGGCTCGAACGTCCGACCGCCGGCCGCGTCCTGGTCGACGACGAAGACATCGCCACCTTCGACCACGCGACGCTGATCGGACTCCGCCGCCGGGTCGGCATGATCTTCCAGCACTTCAACCTGCTGTCGGCGAAGACGGTTTGGCAGAACGTTGCGCTGCCTCTGAAGGTCGCAGGTGTCGGCAAACGCGAGATCGAACGCCGCGTCGACGAACTGCTCGACATGGTGGGGCTGTCCGAGAAGCGCGACGTCTATCCGGCGCGGCTGTCGGGCGGACAGAAGCAGCGCGTCGGCATTGCGCGCGCTTTGGTGCACCGGCCCGAGGTGCTGCTGTGCGACGAGGCGACCTCCGCGCTCGATACCGAGAGCACCCAGGCGATCCTGGCACTGCTGCAGGACATCAACCGCCGCTTCGACCTGACGATCGTGCTGATCACCCACGAGATGGCGGTGATCCGCGAGATCTGCGACCGCGTGGTGGTTCTCGAACGCGGCAGGGTCGTCGAACAGGGGGAAGTATGGAAGGTGTTTGGCGATCCCAAGCACGAGGTCACGCAGACCCTGCTCGGTACCGTGCATAGGTCGCTTCCGCCGGAAATTCTGGCGCAATTGGTGCCGGTGCCGCGCGATCCCTCCGATCCGCTGCTGCTCGATCTGCATTTCACCGGCACCGGCGACCGTGATCCCGATATCGGCGCGATCGCGCAAGCGCTCGGCGCTCGGACACGATTGGTCTATGGCGGCGTCGATCGCATTCAGGGCCGCGCCCAGGGCCATCTGATCGTCTCGGTGGATGCCGCAGACGACCGCGACGCCGTCCTGCAGCGCGCGCACCTCTTGGCAGACAGAGTGAAGGATCTGGGTTTTGTCTCCGCTGGTCATTGA